Proteins from a single region of Aythya fuligula isolate bAytFul2 chromosome 3, bAytFul2.pri, whole genome shotgun sequence:
- the FABP7 gene encoding fatty acid-binding protein, brain: protein MVEAFCATWKLVDSHNFDEYMKALGVGFATRQVGNVTKPTVIISSEGDKVVIRTQSTFKNTEISFKLGEEFDETTPDDRNCKSVVTLDGDKLVHVQKWDGKETNFVREIKDGKMVMTLTFGDVVAVRHYEKA from the exons ATGGTCGAGGCTTTCTGCGCGACGTGGAAGCTGGTGGACAGCCACAACTTCGACGAGTACATGAAGGCGCTGG GAGTGGGGTTTGCTACGCGGCAGGTGGGGAATGTGACTAAGCCCACTGTGATTATCAGCAGCGAGGGGGACAAAGTAGTGATCAGGACTCAGAGCActttcaaaaacacagaaatcagcTTTAAACTTGGAGAGGAATTTGATGAGACTACCCCAGATGATAGAAACTGCAAA TCTGTTGTGACCCTGGATGGAGACAAGCTAGTTCACGTACAGAAGTGGGAtggcaaagaaacaaactttgTTAGAGAAATAAAGGATGGCAAAATGGTAATG ACTCTGACCTTTGGTGATGTGGTTGCTGTTCGCCACTATGAGAAAGCGTAG